Proteins encoded by one window of Cloeon dipterum chromosome 4, ieCloDipt1.1, whole genome shotgun sequence:
- the sns gene encoding nephrin isoform X3, translating to MSSAVYVLLFALLTAGGCSGLATQSFSVSPNNVSVHEGGEALLQCQVSNLGGQVQWVKDGLALGYDASIAGIPRYSMIGDRSSGVFNLRIINASLDDDAEFECQVSPEGLHKAIRAAARLTVIAPPTGLEIVGHPSNSKIEVNENQALTLECVAYKAKPPPTIVWYRGDTKLPERDLKVSVTEVPDGGHVKRFDVKSRITVNPTKSDDYSEYKCEAQHEALAREYPLNTKVQLSVLYPPGEPHIDGYSEGETIRRGQHVELTCRSRGGNPPAQLVWYRNDVQVNMMYHSKGRYSENIYKFVAKASDNGARFRCEASNVRSVKPLKAEVQLTVYFAPAQVTTSGPTEGKVGDTLQITCTTANSNPPAEIKWVVNGKKRPNTTNNRTESPEGGWVTSSNLNITIPAGGQKSLTVLCHGSNQHLSENLVSTHSINILYPPGEPFITGYVSDSSVAAGTTQKMACISSGGHPLATLSWYKNDKKIPSITKEMDKSVTAEITFVVNQTDNEARYRCEATNSATEVPLIDTRIMHVYYKPEHVVIRQDPPKLKPGQKANLTCDSSASNPPATLSWWRAGIPVSAEPGAITFSNGPGLYGGKTSSSTLSLNVEADVDGLTYICQAHNAELGESVNQALTLNIVYKPVFDGEPSSGMRQVTVIEGEQGHISFSARGNPPELTFMWSLDNKPYKPSARALVEGASLNLSTVRREDAGVYSLHATNSEGSSSSKVQLVVKYSPKITPGLSVVMVEESENATLTCKADAVPLSQEHFSWKRGGANVKERASVTFANGSSVLKIHAATKKDMGQYECIVNNGIGAVAKANVTLLIKHKPEFIVTPDIAKSAAKDGKEARLVCRAKGAPQINFQWSKNKKQINANTSERYITAVNKLDELTYESTLVIKSVKYNDFGPYECTARNIMGFENHNIKLEVTSKPDPPVSMSVVNITHNSITIAWVPGFNGGLPQSYIIQYRRIGTESKNQVNVIPLNSTSQEITGLMLGTEYEILMWSKNELGESQPVRNAVRSTTLRESPSAEHERRLQEVLREQGALPRLVITAVASTAAVLVFVNILVVLCVLRHRQSKKQRKPSGASEQGSNKSGNIEMYAPSSFNETVTGETLSSISEKSETYSNGEAVEEFIEQGSKRAASTYLIDQVEPPAQYAGYMHPGSRQSTLTRQHKPVVPNQELDQEAVYVDSLRRNAYNHSIGEHKGYHPAPPPELDPSAYYPQERYYPPPPGPFSRPALGNGLTHRHVVPPPDVTMLVHTANGPVVPRMPPKVPSTPTSHLTTFAQPHPAAEGRSLETEGHLV from the exons GCTACGATGCGAGCATTGCGGGCATTCCCCGTTACTCGATGATCGGCGACCGCTCGAGCGGCGTCTTCAACCTGCGAATCATCAACGCCAGTCTAGACGACGACGCCGAATTCGAGTGCCAAGTCAGCCCTGAGGGTCTTCACAAGGCGATTCGCGCCGCCGCCAGGCTCACAGTCATCG CTCCGCCAACTGGTTTGGAAATTGTGGGCCACCCGAGCAACTCGAAGATTGAAGTCAACGAAAACCAGGCTCTGACGCTCGAGTGCGTGGCGTACAAAGCGAAACCGCCGCCGACCATCGTGTGGTATCGCGGCGACACGAAGCTGCCAG AGAGAGACCTGAAAGTTTCTGTCACTGAAGTGCCGGATGGCGGTCACGTGAAGCGATTCGACGTCAAAAGTCGCATCACCGTCAAT CCGACGAAGAGCGACGATTACTCTGAATACAAGTGCGAGGCGCAGCATGAGGCGCTCGCCAGGGAGTACCCGCTGAACACCAAGGTGCAGCTGTCAGTTCTGT ACCCCCCAGGTGAACCCCACATCGACGGCTACTCGGAGGGCGAAACCATCCGCAGAGGCCAGCATGTGGAACTGACGTGCCGCTCGCGTGGCGGCAATCCGCCGGCCCAGCTCGTGTGGTACAGGAACGACGTGCAGGTGAATATGATGTACCACTCCAAGGGCCGCTACTCGGAGAACATCTACAAGTTTGTGGCCAAGGCTTCGGACAACGGCGCTCGCTTCCGGTGCGAGGCGAGCAACGTCAGGAGCGTCAAACCACTCAAGGCGGAGGTCCAACTCACCGTCTACT TCGCCCCCGCCCAAGTGACAACCTCTGGACCGACCGAGGGCAAAGTAGGCGACACCCTGCAAATCACTTGCACCACGGCCAACTCGAACCCGCCCGCCGAAATTAAGTGGGTGGTGAACGGAAAGAAGCGGCCAAACACGACCAACAATAGGACCGAGTCGCCGGAAGGAGGGTGGGTCACGTCCAGCAACCTCAACATCACGATCCCTGCTGGAGGGCAAAAGTCGCTCACCGTTTTGTGCCACGGAAGCAACCAGCACCTCTCTGAAAACCTCGTTTCCACGCACAGCATCAACATATTGT ATCCACCTGGCGAGCCGTTCATCACTGGCTATGTTTCTGATTCGAGTGTGGCCGCAGGAACCACCCAGAAAATGGCATGCATCTCCTCTGGAGGCCACCCTTTGGCTACCCTGTCGTGGTACAAGAACGACAAAAAG ATACCTAGCATTACCAAAGAAATGGACAAATCAGTGACAGCTGAGATTACTTTCGTTGTGAACCAAACTGACAATGAAGCTCGGTACAGATGTGAAGCTACCAATTCTGCGACGGAGGTGCCCTTGATTGATACAAGAATCATGCACGTCTACT ACAAACCAGAGCATGTGGTGATTCGTCAGGATCCGCCGAAGCTGAAACCTGGCCAGAAAGCGAACCTGACTTGCGATAGCAGTGCGAGCAACCCTCCTGCCACCCTTTCTTGGTGGAGAGCTGGCATTCCAGTGAGCGCCGAACCTGGTGCAATCACCTTTTCCAACGGACCTGGGCTCTACGGTGGCAAAACCTCTTCGAGCACCCTCTCCTTGAATGTTGAGGCTGACGTCGATGGACTCACATACATCTGTCAAGCCCACAACGCAGAACTTGGCGAAAGCGTGAACCAAGCATTGACCCTGAATATTGTTT ACAAACCAGTGTTTGACGGAGAACCTAGCTCTGGAATGCGCCAGGTGACTGTCATTGAAGGAGAACAGGGCCACATTTCCTTCAGCGCAAGAGGAAACCCGCCAGAACTGACCTTCATGTGGTCATTGGACAACAAACCGTACAAGCCATCAGCACGAGCCCTCGTGGAAGGTGCCTCCCTCAACCTAAGCACCGTGCGACGGGAAGATGCTGGCGTCTACAGTCTGCATGCCACCAATTCTGAAGGCTCCTCCTCCAGCAAAGTGCAACTGGTGGTCAAATACTCTCCGAAAATCACGCCAGGCCTCAGTGTGGTGATGGTTGAGGAGAGCGAGAATGCCACTTTGACGTGCAAAGCTGACGCCGTGCCGCTAAGCCAGGAGCACTTCAGCTGGAAAAGAGGCGGCGCGAATGTGAAAGAGCGAGCCTCTGTCACCTTCGCCAACGGCTCGTCCGTGCTGAAAATCCACGCGGCCACCAAAAAGGACATGGGGCAGTACGAGTGCATAGTCAACAACGGCATTGGCGCCGTGGCCAAGGCGAATGTGACCCTGCTGATCAAGCACAAGCCTGAGTTCATAGTCACGCCAGACATTGCAAAATCTGCCGCTAAGGACGGAAAAGAAGCGCGGCTGGTGTGCAGGGCGAAGGGAGCGCCGCAGATCAACTTCCAGTGGTCTAAGAATAAGAAGCAAATCAACGCCAACACCTCTGAGAGATACATCACGGCCGTCAACAAG CTGGATGAACTGACTTATGAGAGCACCCTAGTCATCAAGTCTGTGAAGTATAATGACTTTGGACCTTATGAATGCACCGCTAGAAACATCATGGGATTTGAAAATCACAACATCAAGCTTGAAGTCACGTCAAAGCCCGATCCTCCAGTGTCCATGTCAGTGGTGAACATCACTCATAACAGTATTACCATCGCCTGGGTGCCTGGCTTCAATGGAGGCTTGCCGCAATCCTATATCATTCAGTACAGGAGAATCGGCACCGAGTC CAAAAACCAGGTCAACGTGATCCCCTTGAACAGCACAAGCCAGGAAATCACAGGCCTGATGCTCGGCACCGAGTATGAGATTTTGATGTGGTCCAAAAACGAGCTGGGTGAGAGCCAGCCAGTGAGAAATGCTGTCAGAAGTACTACACTGA GGGAGAGTCCGAGCGCCGAGCACGAGCGCCGCCTGCAGGAGGTGCTCAGGGAGCAGGGCGCCTTGCCGCGCCTCGTCATCACAGCCGTCGCCTCCACGGCGGCCGTGCTCGTGTTTGTCAACATCCTGGTGGTGCTCTGCGTGCTCAGGCACCGCCAGAGCAAGAAGCAGCGCAAACCGTCAG GTGCAAGTGAACAAGGGAGCAACAAAAGTGGCAACATTGAAATGTATGCACCAAGTAGCTTCAATGAGACTGTGACTGGAGAGACTTTGAGCTCTATTTCTGAGAAAAGTGAGACTTACTCCAACGGAGAAGCTGTTGAGGAATTCATT GAACAAGGCTCGAAGCGTGCAGCCAGCACTTACCTGATTGACCAGGTGGAGCCGCCGGCGCAGTATGCAGGCTACATGCACCCCGGCAGCCGCCAGAGCACCCTCACCAGGCAGCACAAGCCAGTCGTGCCCAACCAGGAGCTCGACCAGGAGGCTGTCTACGTCGACTCTCTCCGCAGAAACGCTTACAACCACTCTATTG GGGAACACAAGGGCTACCACCCTGCTCCGCCCCCGGAGCTGGACCCGTCTGCGTACTACCCTCAGGAGCGTTACTACCCTCCGCCCCCGGGGCCATTCAGCCGGCCGGCGCTGGGCAACGGCTTGACCCACCGCCACGTGGTGCCGCCGCCTGACGTGACCATGCTGGTGCACACGGCCAACGGACCCGTGGTGCCCAGGATGCCCCCCAAAGTGCCCTCGACGCCGACGTCGCACCTCACCACTTTCGCCCAGCCGCACCCAGCGGCCGAAGGACGCAGCCTCGAGACTGAAGGCCACCTTGTCTAG
- the sns gene encoding nephrin isoform X1 — protein sequence MSSAVYVLLFALLTAGGCSGLATQSFSVSPNNVSVHEGGEALLQCQVSNLGGQVQWVKDGLALGYDASIAGIPRYSMIGDRSSGVFNLRIINASLDDDAEFECQVSPEGLHKAIRAAARLTVIAPPTGLEIVGHPSNSKIEVNENQALTLECVAYKAKPPPTIVWYRGDTKLPERDLKVSVTEVPDGGHVKRFDVKSRITVNPTKSDDYSEYKCEAQHEALAREYPLNTKVQLSVLYPPGEPHIDGYSEGETIRRGQHVELTCRSRGGNPPAQLVWYRNDVQVNMMYHSKGRYSENIYKFVAKASDNGARFRCEASNVRSVKPLKAEVQLTVYFAPAQVTTSGPTEGKVGDTLQITCTTANSNPPAEIKWVVNGKKRPNTTNNRTESPEGGWVTSSNLNITIPAGGQKSLTVLCHGSNQHLSENLVSTHSINILYPPGEPFITGYVSDSSVAAGTTQKMACISSGGHPLATLSWYKNDKKIPSITKEMDKSVTAEITFVVNQTDNEARYRCEATNSATEVPLIDTRIMHVYYKPEHVVIRQDPPKLKPGQKANLTCDSSASNPPATLSWWRAGIPVSAEPGAITFSNGPGLYGGKTSSSTLSLNVEADVDGLTYICQAHNAELGESVNQALTLNIVYKPVFDGEPSSGMRQVTVIEGEQGHISFSARGNPPELTFMWSLDNKPYKPSARALVEGASLNLSTVRREDAGVYSLHATNSEGSSSSKVQLVVKYSPKITPGLSVVMVEESENATLTCKADAVPLSQEHFSWKRGGANVKERASVTFANGSSVLKIHAATKKDMGQYECIVNNGIGAVAKANVTLLIKHKPEFIVTPDIAKSAAKDGKEARLVCRAKGAPQINFQWSKNKKQINANTSERYITAVNKLDELTYESTLVIKSVKYNDFGPYECTARNIMGFENHNIKLEVTSKPDPPVSMSVVNITHNSITIAWVPGFNGGLPQSYIIQYRRIGTESKNQVNVIPLNSTSQEITGLMLGTEYEILMWSKNELGESQPVRNAVRSTTLNTAPPTLAPPPSSAPGHGAPSPSSPSSPPPALVAGVALCAVLLVLPLVVGLCYCVSRRRRKNNRLLTGASEQGSNKSGNIEMYAPSSFNETVTGETLSSISEKSETYSNGEAVEEFIEQGSKRAASTYLIDQVEPPAQYAGYMHPGSRQSTLTRQHKPVVPNQELDQEAVYVDSLRRNAYNHSIGEHKGYHPAPPPELDPSAYYPQERYYPPPPGPFSRPALGNGLTHRHVVPPPDVTMLVHTANGPVVPRMPPKVPSTPTSHLTTFAQPHPAAEGRSLETEGHLV from the exons GCTACGATGCGAGCATTGCGGGCATTCCCCGTTACTCGATGATCGGCGACCGCTCGAGCGGCGTCTTCAACCTGCGAATCATCAACGCCAGTCTAGACGACGACGCCGAATTCGAGTGCCAAGTCAGCCCTGAGGGTCTTCACAAGGCGATTCGCGCCGCCGCCAGGCTCACAGTCATCG CTCCGCCAACTGGTTTGGAAATTGTGGGCCACCCGAGCAACTCGAAGATTGAAGTCAACGAAAACCAGGCTCTGACGCTCGAGTGCGTGGCGTACAAAGCGAAACCGCCGCCGACCATCGTGTGGTATCGCGGCGACACGAAGCTGCCAG AGAGAGACCTGAAAGTTTCTGTCACTGAAGTGCCGGATGGCGGTCACGTGAAGCGATTCGACGTCAAAAGTCGCATCACCGTCAAT CCGACGAAGAGCGACGATTACTCTGAATACAAGTGCGAGGCGCAGCATGAGGCGCTCGCCAGGGAGTACCCGCTGAACACCAAGGTGCAGCTGTCAGTTCTGT ACCCCCCAGGTGAACCCCACATCGACGGCTACTCGGAGGGCGAAACCATCCGCAGAGGCCAGCATGTGGAACTGACGTGCCGCTCGCGTGGCGGCAATCCGCCGGCCCAGCTCGTGTGGTACAGGAACGACGTGCAGGTGAATATGATGTACCACTCCAAGGGCCGCTACTCGGAGAACATCTACAAGTTTGTGGCCAAGGCTTCGGACAACGGCGCTCGCTTCCGGTGCGAGGCGAGCAACGTCAGGAGCGTCAAACCACTCAAGGCGGAGGTCCAACTCACCGTCTACT TCGCCCCCGCCCAAGTGACAACCTCTGGACCGACCGAGGGCAAAGTAGGCGACACCCTGCAAATCACTTGCACCACGGCCAACTCGAACCCGCCCGCCGAAATTAAGTGGGTGGTGAACGGAAAGAAGCGGCCAAACACGACCAACAATAGGACCGAGTCGCCGGAAGGAGGGTGGGTCACGTCCAGCAACCTCAACATCACGATCCCTGCTGGAGGGCAAAAGTCGCTCACCGTTTTGTGCCACGGAAGCAACCAGCACCTCTCTGAAAACCTCGTTTCCACGCACAGCATCAACATATTGT ATCCACCTGGCGAGCCGTTCATCACTGGCTATGTTTCTGATTCGAGTGTGGCCGCAGGAACCACCCAGAAAATGGCATGCATCTCCTCTGGAGGCCACCCTTTGGCTACCCTGTCGTGGTACAAGAACGACAAAAAG ATACCTAGCATTACCAAAGAAATGGACAAATCAGTGACAGCTGAGATTACTTTCGTTGTGAACCAAACTGACAATGAAGCTCGGTACAGATGTGAAGCTACCAATTCTGCGACGGAGGTGCCCTTGATTGATACAAGAATCATGCACGTCTACT ACAAACCAGAGCATGTGGTGATTCGTCAGGATCCGCCGAAGCTGAAACCTGGCCAGAAAGCGAACCTGACTTGCGATAGCAGTGCGAGCAACCCTCCTGCCACCCTTTCTTGGTGGAGAGCTGGCATTCCAGTGAGCGCCGAACCTGGTGCAATCACCTTTTCCAACGGACCTGGGCTCTACGGTGGCAAAACCTCTTCGAGCACCCTCTCCTTGAATGTTGAGGCTGACGTCGATGGACTCACATACATCTGTCAAGCCCACAACGCAGAACTTGGCGAAAGCGTGAACCAAGCATTGACCCTGAATATTGTTT ACAAACCAGTGTTTGACGGAGAACCTAGCTCTGGAATGCGCCAGGTGACTGTCATTGAAGGAGAACAGGGCCACATTTCCTTCAGCGCAAGAGGAAACCCGCCAGAACTGACCTTCATGTGGTCATTGGACAACAAACCGTACAAGCCATCAGCACGAGCCCTCGTGGAAGGTGCCTCCCTCAACCTAAGCACCGTGCGACGGGAAGATGCTGGCGTCTACAGTCTGCATGCCACCAATTCTGAAGGCTCCTCCTCCAGCAAAGTGCAACTGGTGGTCAAATACTCTCCGAAAATCACGCCAGGCCTCAGTGTGGTGATGGTTGAGGAGAGCGAGAATGCCACTTTGACGTGCAAAGCTGACGCCGTGCCGCTAAGCCAGGAGCACTTCAGCTGGAAAAGAGGCGGCGCGAATGTGAAAGAGCGAGCCTCTGTCACCTTCGCCAACGGCTCGTCCGTGCTGAAAATCCACGCGGCCACCAAAAAGGACATGGGGCAGTACGAGTGCATAGTCAACAACGGCATTGGCGCCGTGGCCAAGGCGAATGTGACCCTGCTGATCAAGCACAAGCCTGAGTTCATAGTCACGCCAGACATTGCAAAATCTGCCGCTAAGGACGGAAAAGAAGCGCGGCTGGTGTGCAGGGCGAAGGGAGCGCCGCAGATCAACTTCCAGTGGTCTAAGAATAAGAAGCAAATCAACGCCAACACCTCTGAGAGATACATCACGGCCGTCAACAAG CTGGATGAACTGACTTATGAGAGCACCCTAGTCATCAAGTCTGTGAAGTATAATGACTTTGGACCTTATGAATGCACCGCTAGAAACATCATGGGATTTGAAAATCACAACATCAAGCTTGAAGTCACGTCAAAGCCCGATCCTCCAGTGTCCATGTCAGTGGTGAACATCACTCATAACAGTATTACCATCGCCTGGGTGCCTGGCTTCAATGGAGGCTTGCCGCAATCCTATATCATTCAGTACAGGAGAATCGGCACCGAGTC CAAAAACCAGGTCAACGTGATCCCCTTGAACAGCACAAGCCAGGAAATCACAGGCCTGATGCTCGGCACCGAGTATGAGATTTTGATGTGGTCCAAAAACGAGCTGGGTGAGAGCCAGCCAGTGAGAAATGCTGTCAGAAGTACTACACTGA ACACGGCGCCCCCCACCTTGGCGCCGCCCCCTTCGTCGGCGCCAGGGCACGGAGCGCCGTCGCCCTCCTCCCcctcgtcgccgccgcccgcCCTGGTTGCCGGGGTGGCCTTGTGTGCTGTACTCTTGGTGCTTCCCCTGGTGGTGGGTCTTTGCTACTGCGTGTCCCGGCGCAGGAGAAAGAACAACAGATTGCTCACAG GTGCAAGTGAACAAGGGAGCAACAAAAGTGGCAACATTGAAATGTATGCACCAAGTAGCTTCAATGAGACTGTGACTGGAGAGACTTTGAGCTCTATTTCTGAGAAAAGTGAGACTTACTCCAACGGAGAAGCTGTTGAGGAATTCATT GAACAAGGCTCGAAGCGTGCAGCCAGCACTTACCTGATTGACCAGGTGGAGCCGCCGGCGCAGTATGCAGGCTACATGCACCCCGGCAGCCGCCAGAGCACCCTCACCAGGCAGCACAAGCCAGTCGTGCCCAACCAGGAGCTCGACCAGGAGGCTGTCTACGTCGACTCTCTCCGCAGAAACGCTTACAACCACTCTATTG GGGAACACAAGGGCTACCACCCTGCTCCGCCCCCGGAGCTGGACCCGTCTGCGTACTACCCTCAGGAGCGTTACTACCCTCCGCCCCCGGGGCCATTCAGCCGGCCGGCGCTGGGCAACGGCTTGACCCACCGCCACGTGGTGCCGCCGCCTGACGTGACCATGCTGGTGCACACGGCCAACGGACCCGTGGTGCCCAGGATGCCCCCCAAAGTGCCCTCGACGCCGACGTCGCACCTCACCACTTTCGCCCAGCCGCACCCAGCGGCCGAAGGACGCAGCCTCGAGACTGAAGGCCACCTTGTCTAG